From a region of the Sinorhizobium sp. B11 genome:
- a CDS encoding DUF2799 domain-containing protein, with product MLRLLFAFLAIGFSLFLASCNTLSKEECVAADWRVIGESDGAAGYEPQERFAAHAKSCERVKIVPDQTIWYQGYQAGLVRYCTPMSGLMHGQAGHGYSNVCPPETAPGFLRGYTLGNRQNSQQSRLSSLQSDYGSKEAEIDDLSRKLKDAPDADRRDIRRRMDDLEDDMRRIRREQRDAQDELDDTSAEVQWFQQNPNAAPPAMPGY from the coding sequence ATGTTACGTTTGCTCTTTGCCTTTCTTGCCATTGGTTTCAGCCTTTTCCTCGCCTCCTGCAATACGCTCTCGAAGGAAGAATGCGTCGCCGCCGACTGGCGGGTGATCGGTGAATCCGACGGGGCTGCCGGTTACGAGCCGCAGGAGCGTTTTGCCGCGCATGCCAAGTCCTGCGAGCGGGTGAAGATCGTACCCGACCAGACCATCTGGTATCAGGGCTATCAGGCAGGTCTCGTGCGCTATTGCACGCCGATGAGCGGGCTGATGCACGGGCAGGCGGGTCACGGCTATTCCAATGTCTGCCCGCCGGAGACAGCGCCCGGTTTTCTGCGTGGCTACACGCTCGGCAATCGCCAGAATTCACAGCAGTCGCGGCTGAGTTCGCTTCAGAGCGACTACGGATCGAAGGAAGCCGAGATCGACGACCTGTCGCGCAAGCTCAAGGATGCGCCGGATGCAGACCGGCGCGATATCCGCCGCCGGATGGACGATCTCGAAGACGATATGCGCCGCATCCGCAGAGAGCAGCGTGACGCTCAGGACGAACTCGACGATACCAGCGCGGAAGTGCAGTGGTTCCAGCAGAATCCGAACGCAGCGCCGCCGGCCATGCCTGGCTACTGA
- a CDS encoding heme-degrading domain-containing protein, with protein MSIDEDLIRIAEQEKALSFDAFDLTTAWQLGKLLQELATERGLGIAIDITLHSMPVFYAALPGVTPDNVNWVRRKRNMVFRYFRSSYASGLKLQKEGKTVEDNGLSGTDYAPHGGSFPINVRGTGCIGAVTVSGLPQRDDHNLAVEALALILAKDLDTLRLA; from the coding sequence ATGTCGATCGACGAGGATCTGATCCGTATTGCGGAACAGGAAAAGGCGTTAAGCTTCGATGCCTTCGATCTGACGACCGCATGGCAGCTCGGCAAGCTCTTGCAGGAGCTTGCCACCGAACGCGGGCTCGGCATCGCGATTGATATCACGCTGCATTCCATGCCGGTCTTCTACGCGGCCTTGCCGGGCGTGACGCCTGATAACGTCAATTGGGTGCGCCGCAAGCGCAACATGGTGTTCCGCTATTTCCGCAGCAGCTACGCTTCCGGCCTCAAGCTGCAGAAGGAAGGCAAGACGGTCGAGGACAACGGTCTTTCCGGCACCGACTACGCGCCGCATGGCGGCAGTTTCCCGATCAACGTCAGAGGCACTGGCTGCATCGGCGCCGTCACCGTATCGGGCCTGCCGCAGCGGGACGATCACAACCTCGCGGTCGAAGCCTTGGCGCTGATTCTGGCGAAGGATCTCGACACGCTGCGGCTGGCGTAA
- a CDS encoding aspartate/glutamate racemase family protein, which yields MRILIVNPNTTASMTEKAATAARAVAAAGTEIIAATSRMGPVSIEGHYDGALAIPGLLTELKERQDAGYDAAIVACFDDTGLDAARTFADVPVLGLCESAVATAGFLAQRFTVVTTLERSRVLIDNLVRRYGMGDRAKVRASDIPVLELEDAASGAIGRLKAEIERALSEDGAEAIVLGCAGMTDLARELQDVYGVPVIDGVAAAVKQAEALVSLGLSTSKRGSYASPLPKHFTGAMSGFAPIRAAG from the coding sequence ATGCGCATATTGATCGTCAATCCCAACACGACCGCTTCCATGACCGAGAAGGCGGCAACCGCCGCCCGTGCGGTCGCCGCCGCCGGCACCGAGATCATCGCCGCCACCTCGCGCATGGGGCCGGTCTCGATCGAGGGGCACTACGACGGCGCGCTCGCCATCCCCGGACTGCTGACGGAGCTGAAGGAGCGACAGGACGCCGGTTACGATGCGGCGATCGTCGCCTGCTTCGACGATACCGGGCTTGATGCGGCACGCACCTTTGCTGATGTGCCCGTCCTCGGGCTCTGCGAATCCGCTGTCGCTACAGCGGGTTTCCTCGCCCAGCGTTTCACCGTGGTGACGACGCTGGAGCGGTCCCGGGTGCTGATCGACAATCTCGTGCGCCGGTATGGCATGGGCGATCGTGCGAAGGTGAGGGCATCGGATATTCCGGTGCTGGAGCTGGAAGATGCTGCATCTGGCGCGATCGGCAGGCTGAAGGCGGAAATCGAACGGGCGCTTTCGGAAGATGGAGCGGAGGCGATCGTGCTCGGCTGCGCCGGCATGACGGATCTGGCGCGCGAACTGCAGGATGTCTACGGCGTACCTGTCATCGATGGGGTTGCCGCTGCCGTGAAGCAGGCGGAAGCGCTGGTTTCGCTCGGTCTTTCGACCAGCAAACGCGGCTCCTATGCCTCGCCGCTGCCGAAACATTTCACGGGCGCGATGAGCGGTTTTGCGCCGATCCGGGCGGCAGGCTGA
- a CDS encoding ABC transporter permease, whose protein sequence is MNREKRSLEFYVLAAFFGLFVLFLYGPLSAIVILSFQGPDGGLTFPLNGVSTHWFFNLFEKQAVGDFGASFQRSFILGLMVMIVTVVVSLMAGLAFRRRFRGSSVLFYATVASLVVPSIIISLGIGVVFQQGGLRPAWYSSAFGAHLTWTLPFGVLIMFAVFNRFSPAYEEAARDLGATSWQTFRHVVLPMIAPSLIGVGLFGFTLSYDEFARTLMTSGTYNTLPLEIYGMTTNVTTPVLYALGTVTTLFSFTIILVALGIMTMLGRRQAKTR, encoded by the coding sequence ATGAACCGCGAAAAACGCTCCCTCGAATTCTACGTGCTTGCCGCCTTTTTCGGTCTTTTCGTGCTCTTTCTCTACGGGCCGCTCTCGGCGATCGTCATCCTCTCCTTCCAGGGGCCGGATGGTGGCCTGACCTTTCCGTTGAACGGCGTCTCGACGCATTGGTTCTTCAATCTCTTCGAGAAGCAGGCGGTCGGCGATTTCGGCGCGTCCTTCCAGCGTTCGTTCATTCTTGGCCTGATGGTGATGATTGTGACCGTCGTCGTCTCGCTGATGGCGGGCCTTGCCTTCCGCCGGCGCTTCCGCGGCTCGTCGGTGCTGTTTTATGCGACGGTCGCGAGCCTCGTCGTGCCGTCGATCATCATCTCGCTCGGCATCGGCGTCGTCTTCCAGCAGGGCGGCTTGCGACCTGCCTGGTATTCCTCAGCCTTCGGCGCGCATCTAACCTGGACGCTGCCCTTCGGCGTGCTGATCATGTTTGCCGTCTTCAACCGCTTCTCGCCGGCGTACGAGGAGGCCGCGCGCGATCTCGGCGCGACGTCGTGGCAAACCTTCCGCCATGTCGTTCTGCCGATGATCGCTCCAAGTCTCATCGGCGTCGGCCTCTTCGGCTTCACGCTTTCCTATGATGAATTTGCCCGCACGCTGATGACGTCGGGCACCTATAATACGCTGCCGCTCGAAATCTACGGCATGACCACCAACGTCACGACGCCGGTGCTCTATGCGCTCGGCACGGTCACGACGCTCTTCTCCTTCACCATCATTCTCGTCGCGCTCGGCATCATGACGATGCTCGGCCGGCGGCAGGCAAAGACACGCTGA
- a CDS encoding ABC transporter permease translates to MATIASEQTIPAAEMPRRALRLAPSAISYLQATPLIAILGFFFVLPIAMIAVVSFWDYDFAGIYPDFLTMNYTDTLGSWVTWKTYLNTLKFTVIVWALTLFIGFWVAYFLAFHIRKTSMQMILFLVCTVPFMTSNIIRMISWIPVLGRNGLVNSALVELGLVPQPVEWLLYSDFAVVLAMVHLYTLFMVTPIFNTLMRIDRSLFEAARDAGASGWQVLWNVVIPLAKPGMAIGTIFVVTLVMADFSTVQVMSGGQSASVALMMKNQMSLLQYPAAAANAVVLLVVVLMMVAAILRVVDIRKEL, encoded by the coding sequence ATGGCCACGATCGCTTCAGAGCAGACGATACCGGCAGCGGAAATGCCCAGACGCGCCTTGCGGCTTGCGCCATCTGCGATCTCCTATCTGCAGGCCACACCGCTGATCGCCATCCTCGGCTTCTTCTTCGTCCTGCCGATCGCCATGATCGCGGTCGTCAGTTTCTGGGATTACGATTTCGCCGGCATCTATCCCGACTTCCTGACGATGAACTATACCGACACGCTCGGTTCATGGGTCACGTGGAAGACCTATCTCAATACGTTGAAATTCACCGTCATCGTCTGGGCGCTGACGCTCTTCATCGGCTTCTGGGTCGCCTATTTCCTGGCCTTTCATATCCGCAAGACCTCGATGCAGATGATCCTTTTCCTCGTCTGCACCGTGCCCTTCATGACGTCGAACATCATCCGCATGATCTCGTGGATCCCGGTGCTCGGGCGCAACGGGCTCGTCAATTCGGCGCTGGTGGAATTGGGCCTCGTGCCGCAGCCGGTGGAATGGCTGCTCTATTCGGATTTCGCCGTGGTGCTCGCCATGGTGCATCTCTACACGCTCTTCATGGTCACGCCGATCTTCAACACGCTGATGCGCATCGACCGCTCGCTGTTCGAAGCAGCACGCGATGCCGGAGCCTCGGGCTGGCAGGTCCTGTGGAACGTGGTGATCCCGCTTGCCAAGCCCGGCATGGCGATCGGCACGATCTTCGTCGTCACGCTTGTGATGGCCGATTTCTCGACCGTGCAGGTCATGTCCGGAGGGCAGAGCGCCTCGGTGGCGCTGATGATGAAGAACCAGATGTCGCTGCTGCAATATCCGGCTGCAGCCGCAAATGCCGTCGTCTTGCTCGTCGTCGTGCTGATGATGGTCGCCGCGATCCTGCGTGTCGTCGATATCCGCAAGGAGCTTTAG
- a CDS encoding PotD/PotF family extracellular solute-binding protein — protein sequence MTTETKTTKAEKGISRRSLLKTGAAAVGAIAGSGAITGFPTIWAQSNITLRQFGTGVSNINAIAEKCKQDLGITLEMTATDSDAAAQRAVTQPDSYDIADIEYWICKKVFPTGVLQPMDVKKLKYFDKVVPIFTSGKLKADSTIAQGTAPHTVGFVEAQDSKKFAKEQTQWFTMMPTIYNADTLGIRPDLTGRDITSWADILDPAYKGKTAIINVPSIGIMDAAMIAEASGKIKYADKGNMTKEEIDKTIEFLIKTKGDGQFRAFWKSFDESVNLMASGEVVIQSMWSPAVAAVRSKGIACRFQPLKEGYRAWGGGLGLAAHLKGAQLDAAYEYINWYTSGWVGAYLNRQGYYSACLETAKGFMTADEWGYWMEGKAAQGDILSPEGKVMEKAGSVRDGGSFEDRIGHIACWNSVMDEDRYMVRRWNEFIAA from the coding sequence ATGACGACTGAAACGAAAACCACCAAGGCGGAAAAGGGAATTTCCCGCCGCTCGCTTCTGAAGACCGGTGCCGCCGCCGTCGGCGCCATCGCCGGCTCGGGCGCCATCACCGGCTTCCCGACGATCTGGGCGCAGTCCAACATCACGCTTCGCCAGTTCGGCACCGGCGTCTCGAACATCAATGCGATCGCCGAGAAGTGCAAGCAGGACCTCGGCATCACGCTCGAGATGACCGCGACCGATTCCGATGCCGCCGCCCAGCGCGCCGTCACCCAGCCCGACAGCTACGACATTGCCGATATCGAATACTGGATCTGCAAGAAGGTGTTCCCGACCGGCGTTCTGCAGCCGATGGACGTCAAGAAGCTCAAATATTTTGACAAGGTCGTGCCGATCTTCACGAGTGGCAAGCTGAAGGCGGACAGCACGATCGCGCAGGGCACGGCGCCGCACACGGTCGGCTTCGTCGAGGCGCAGGACTCCAAGAAGTTCGCCAAGGAGCAGACCCAGTGGTTCACGATGATGCCGACGATCTACAATGCCGATACGCTCGGCATTCGTCCTGACCTGACCGGCCGCGACATCACCTCCTGGGCCGATATTCTCGATCCGGCCTACAAGGGCAAGACGGCGATCATCAACGTGCCGTCGATCGGCATCATGGATGCGGCGATGATCGCCGAAGCCTCCGGCAAGATCAAATATGCCGACAAGGGCAATATGACCAAGGAAGAGATCGACAAGACGATCGAATTCCTGATCAAGACCAAGGGCGACGGCCAGTTCCGCGCCTTCTGGAAGAGCTTCGACGAGTCGGTCAACCTGATGGCCTCGGGCGAAGTGGTCATCCAGTCCATGTGGTCGCCGGCCGTTGCCGCCGTCCGCTCCAAGGGCATTGCGTGCCGCTTCCAGCCGCTCAAGGAAGGCTATCGCGCATGGGGCGGTGGTCTCGGCCTTGCCGCGCATCTGAAGGGTGCGCAGCTCGATGCAGCCTATGAATATATCAACTGGTACACGTCCGGCTGGGTCGGCGCCTATCTCAACCGCCAGGGCTATTACTCGGCCTGCCTCGAAACCGCCAAGGGTTTCATGACCGCCGACGAGTGGGGCTACTGGATGGAAGGCAAGGCGGCTCAGGGCGATATCCTTTCGCCCGAAGGCAAGGTTATGGAGAAGGCCGGCTCGGTACGCGACGGTGGTTCCTTCGAAGACCGTATCGGCCATATCGCTTGCTGGAACTCCGTCATGGACGAAGACCGCTACATGGTCCGCCGCTGGAACGAGTTCATCGCGGCGTAA
- a CDS encoding ABC transporter ATP-binding protein produces the protein MSKAAEIDIASVSKVYGATTAVHAISLKIPAGSYCCFLGPSGCGKTSTLRMIAGHETISSGDIRLGNVVVTDFPPAKRGTAMMFQSYALFPHLDLVDNVAFSLKMKGVDKDERRAKALDMLKLMQMEAYASRRPAQLSGGQQQRVALARALITDPEALLLDEPLSALDPFLKIRMRAELKKLQKTLGITFVHVTHSQEEAMALADIIVIMNDGKIEQAASPRQVFEKPATAFVARFMGDHNVLSGRVTSSENGVMVMTVPEGQSFSVRGTGREVGEAVDIGIRTDRVRLQVATEWTLGFNGVVSNIEYRGSSVKITVLGAGSDDFTVIASDSDYFASPVSVGDAVSLSWALEDAVLLGRVSA, from the coding sequence ATGTCGAAAGCGGCAGAGATCGATATAGCATCCGTTTCCAAGGTCTATGGCGCGACCACGGCGGTCCATGCCATCAGCCTGAAAATCCCGGCTGGCTCCTATTGCTGCTTCCTGGGGCCGTCCGGCTGCGGCAAGACCTCGACGCTGCGCATGATCGCCGGTCACGAGACGATTTCATCGGGCGATATCCGCCTCGGCAATGTCGTCGTCACCGATTTCCCGCCGGCCAAGCGAGGCACGGCGATGATGTTCCAGTCCTACGCACTGTTTCCGCATCTCGACCTCGTCGATAACGTTGCCTTCAGCCTGAAGATGAAGGGGGTCGACAAGGACGAGCGCCGCGCCAAAGCGCTGGACATGCTGAAGCTGATGCAGATGGAGGCCTACGCCAGCAGGCGGCCGGCACAGCTTTCCGGCGGCCAGCAGCAGCGTGTCGCCCTGGCCCGCGCACTGATTACCGATCCGGAAGCGCTGCTGCTCGACGAACCGCTATCCGCACTCGACCCGTTCCTGAAGATCCGCATGCGGGCAGAGCTGAAGAAGCTGCAGAAGACGCTCGGCATTACCTTCGTGCATGTGACGCACAGCCAGGAAGAGGCGATGGCGCTCGCCGACATCATCGTCATCATGAATGACGGCAAGATCGAGCAGGCGGCTTCGCCCCGGCAGGTTTTCGAAAAGCCGGCAACCGCCTTCGTCGCGCGCTTCATGGGCGATCACAATGTGCTTTCCGGCCGCGTCACTTCGAGCGAGAACGGCGTGATGGTGATGACTGTGCCGGAAGGGCAGAGTTTTTCCGTACGAGGGACGGGCAGGGAGGTCGGCGAAGCCGTCGATATCGGCATCCGCACCGACCGCGTACGCCTTCAGGTGGCGACCGAATGGACCCTCGGCTTCAACGGGGTCGTCTCCAATATCGAATATCGCGGCTCCTCGGTGAAGATCACCGTTTTGGGGGCTGGCAGCGACGATTTCACCGTCATCGCAAGCGACAGCGATTACTTCGCCAGCCCGGTCTCGGTCGGCGATGCGGTGTCTTTGAGTTGGGCTTTGGAGGATGCCGTCCTCCTTGGCCGCGTTTCCGCATGA
- a CDS encoding GntR family transcriptional regulator: MKSAASAMSQDDTQETGVPQIRDAIREAIVERRLSPGTKLSESDVGNLFSVSRTLARAALQALSYEGLVSVEKNRGAFVAYPSPDEARQIFAARRLVEPGILREAAARITPSDIQHLKQLLLEEGRLMSERGQTARRAKIKASGDFHLTLAVISGNAIMQRFMEELVARSSLVIALYGQSTVSSCGHSEHGDIIEAIESRELDRACHLMLHHIAHIEADLDLRERKSLGLKEAFEL; the protein is encoded by the coding sequence ATGAAATCCGCCGCCAGCGCCATGAGCCAAGACGATACCCAGGAAACGGGCGTCCCGCAGATTCGCGATGCAATCAGGGAAGCCATCGTCGAGCGGCGCCTGTCACCCGGAACGAAACTGTCGGAAAGCGATGTCGGCAATCTCTTCAGTGTCAGCCGCACGCTGGCACGCGCCGCCTTGCAGGCACTGTCCTACGAAGGTCTCGTCAGCGTCGAGAAAAACCGTGGCGCCTTCGTCGCCTATCCCTCTCCCGATGAAGCCCGGCAGATATTTGCCGCCCGCCGCCTGGTCGAGCCCGGCATTCTTCGCGAAGCCGCCGCCCGCATCACGCCATCGGATATCCAGCACCTGAAGCAATTGCTTTTGGAAGAGGGCCGGCTGATGAGCGAGCGCGGCCAGACGGCAAGGCGGGCCAAGATCAAGGCATCGGGCGATTTCCACCTGACGCTTGCAGTCATATCGGGCAATGCGATCATGCAGCGCTTCATGGAAGAACTTGTCGCCCGTTCATCGCTTGTGATCGCGCTTTACGGGCAATCGACCGTTTCGAGCTGTGGCCATTCCGAACATGGGGACATTATCGAGGCGATCGAAAGCAGGGAACTCGATCGAGCCTGCCATCTGATGCTCCACCACATCGCCCATATCGAGGCCGACCTCGACCTGCGCGAACGCAAGAGCCTCGGCCTCAAGGAAGCATTCGAACTCTAG
- a CDS encoding DUF4174 domain-containing protein, which translates to MLRSILHEIMGTGVHEAGLPRSLEQFLGQKNVLIVFADAEDDRPIIQDELLRKSQMRLIEEDIEVFTIAGGGAFSLFEDGHDLDADDVRDELQGPLSGEFGLVLVGTDGKVKLRSSEPMSVEDISRAADIPSPNH; encoded by the coding sequence ATGTTGAGATCCATTCTTCACGAAATCATGGGAACAGGCGTTCACGAGGCCGGTCTGCCGCGGTCGCTGGAACAGTTCCTCGGCCAAAAGAACGTGCTGATCGTCTTCGCGGATGCAGAGGACGACAGGCCGATCATTCAGGACGAATTGCTGCGCAAATCACAGATGCGGCTCATCGAAGAAGATATCGAAGTTTTCACGATTGCCGGCGGCGGCGCATTTTCTCTGTTCGAAGACGGACATGATCTCGATGCCGACGATGTGCGCGATGAACTTCAGGGGCCGCTCAGCGGTGAATTCGGGCTGGTGCTTGTCGGCACTGACGGCAAAGTGAAGCTGCGTTCCAGCGAGCCGATGAGCGTGGAGGATATCAGCCGCGCCGCCGATATCCCTTCGCCGAACCACTAG
- a CDS encoding DUF2934 domain-containing protein translates to MSNTSRHDWICKRAYAIWEAEGRPNGRDAEHWLQATAERDRLERTRASTDGNEVLVKFRPKAPEARKPAAQIGERHKLPRAV, encoded by the coding sequence ATGAGCAATACCTCCCGGCACGACTGGATATGCAAGCGCGCCTACGCGATTTGGGAAGCGGAAGGAAGGCCGAATGGCCGCGACGCTGAGCATTGGCTTCAGGCAACTGCCGAACGCGACAGGCTGGAGCGGACGCGCGCTTCAACCGATGGCAACGAGGTTCTTGTCAAATTCCGCCCGAAAGCCCCAGAAGCCCGCAAACCTGCCGCCCAGATCGGCGAACGCCACAAGCTTCCGCGAGCGGTGTGA
- a CDS encoding DUF5054 domain-containing protein — MTEKRVHLVFKTHLDIGFTDHAEKVRRQYHERFIPQAIETGAHFHAENPEEPKFIWTTGAWLIWDHLNSRSPAEVAALEQTIERGLIRWHGLPFTTHTELMSHELFRAGLSYSQELDRRFGKQTIAAKMTDVPGHTLGMVPLLAEAGIRFLHLGVNTASPPPEVPDIFRWRAPDGAEVVVMYQRSYGETYFPEGFDDGLSFAHTQDNIGPQSVPQTAEAYRDIRRIEPDAVIRGATLEDYGAILWEKRERFPVLELELGDSWIHGSATDPLKTAKFLALQRLYDRFAGEGLNGRRLAFGRGLAMVAEHTCGVDIKSYLRDDKAWARADFDAARKTDYRFAYTEASWDEQRGYVDQAVAELDADDQQQAQAALAELFAPALVGTASRETQLAIGGWSIELNEVTGDIATLTSPQGRRIAGRSGSLIAYRYESYDAADINRHMDTYLTHRQEWAVLDHDKPGLGASGAALSKVFVPSLESAGDGGVLLSMPAEAVERFGAPRQLALEFLPDDGVLQLRLSLRDKPANRMPEASFLSFTPAGAKDWLFRKMGLWHPAGSFARSGGAQLQAVNAVSGEIADVGAVVVQPLDTPLVAPQSWDFMTFCRGLPDFEEGIRFNLHNNKWGTNFPMWWEGDFSARFRLSLD, encoded by the coding sequence ATGACAGAAAAGCGCGTGCACCTTGTCTTCAAGACCCATCTCGATATCGGTTTTACCGACCATGCCGAGAAGGTCCGCCGTCAATATCACGAGCGCTTCATCCCGCAGGCGATCGAGACCGGTGCGCATTTCCATGCCGAAAACCCCGAGGAGCCGAAGTTCATCTGGACAACGGGCGCCTGGCTGATCTGGGATCATCTGAATTCCCGTTCGCCCGCCGAAGTCGCGGCACTGGAACAGACAATCGAACGCGGGCTCATCCGCTGGCACGGCCTGCCGTTCACCACCCATACCGAGCTGATGTCGCATGAGCTTTTCCGAGCGGGTCTTTCCTATTCACAGGAACTCGACCGCCGTTTCGGCAAGCAGACGATTGCGGCGAAGATGACCGACGTTCCCGGCCACACGCTCGGCATGGTGCCCTTGCTGGCCGAGGCCGGCATCCGCTTCCTGCATCTCGGTGTCAACACGGCTTCCCCGCCGCCCGAGGTGCCGGACATTTTCCGCTGGCGCGCGCCTGATGGCGCGGAAGTCGTCGTCATGTACCAGCGCTCGTATGGCGAGACCTATTTCCCGGAAGGTTTCGACGATGGACTGAGCTTTGCGCATACGCAGGACAATATCGGCCCCCAGAGCGTGCCGCAGACGGCTGAAGCCTATCGCGACATTCGCCGCATCGAGCCCGATGCCGTCATCCGCGGCGCGACGCTGGAGGATTATGGTGCGATCCTCTGGGAAAAGCGCGAGCGTTTCCCGGTGCTGGAGCTGGAACTGGGCGATAGCTGGATCCATGGCAGCGCCACCGATCCATTGAAGACCGCGAAATTCCTCGCTTTGCAACGGCTCTATGATCGCTTTGCGGGCGAGGGGCTCAATGGGCGCAGGCTTGCCTTCGGCCGCGGGCTCGCCATGGTGGCGGAGCATACCTGCGGAGTGGATATCAAATCTTATCTGCGCGACGACAAGGCCTGGGCGAGAGCCGATTTCGATGCCGCCCGAAAGACGGATTACCGTTTTGCCTATACCGAAGCGTCATGGGATGAGCAGCGCGGGTATGTCGACCAGGCTGTCGCCGAACTCGATGCCGACGACCAGCAGCAGGCACAGGCAGCGCTCGCGGAACTCTTTGCGCCAGCGCTCGTCGGAACTGCGAGCCGCGAGACGCAGCTCGCCATCGGCGGCTGGTCGATCGAGCTCAATGAGGTGACGGGCGATATCGCTACGCTTACATCGCCGCAAGGGCGCCGGATTGCCGGCCGCAGTGGTTCGCTGATCGCCTATCGCTACGAGAGCTACGATGCTGCCGACATCAACAGGCATATGGACACCTATCTGACGCATCGGCAGGAATGGGCCGTGCTTGATCACGACAAGCCGGGGCTTGGCGCTTCGGGGGCGGCGCTTTCGAAGGTTTTTGTGCCGAGCCTCGAAAGCGCGGGCGATGGCGGCGTTCTCTTGTCGATGCCGGCCGAAGCAGTCGAGCGATTTGGGGCTCCGAGGCAACTGGCTCTGGAGTTTTTGCCGGATGACGGTGTGCTGCAATTGCGGCTCTCGCTGCGCGACAAGCCGGCCAATCGCATGCCGGAGGCGAGTTTCCTGTCGTTTACGCCTGCCGGTGCAAAGGACTGGCTCTTCAGGAAGATGGGGCTGTGGCACCCGGCCGGCAGTTTCGCCAGATCCGGGGGTGCACAGCTGCAGGCGGTTAACGCCGTCAGCGGCGAAATCGCCGATGTCGGAGCCGTCGTCGTTCAGCCGCTCGACACGCCGCTGGTTGCCCCGCAGAGCTGGGATTTCATGACATTCTGCAGGGGATTGCCGGATTTTGAAGAGGGAATCCGTTTCAACCTGCATAACAACAAGTGGGGAACCAACTTCCCCATGTGGTGGGAAGGCGATTTTTCCGCACGTTTCCGACTCAGCCTGGATTAG
- a CDS encoding LuxR family transcriptional regulator — protein MTENNYSQKFEPVFEQIKAAANVDASIRIFQAGYAVDYVTYHLAQTIAAKIDAPFVRTTYPDAWVSRYLLNSYVKVDPIVKQGFERQLPFDWSEVEPTPEAYAMLVDAQKHGIGGNGYSIPVADKAQRRALLSINARVPLDDWNTMVKLYRNEWIELAHVIHRKAIYELHGENDPVPTLSPREIECLHWTALGKDYKDIAVILGISEHTTRDYLKTARFKLGCATISAAASRAVQLRIINP, from the coding sequence ATGACGGAAAACAATTATTCCCAAAAGTTCGAACCCGTTTTCGAACAGATCAAGGCCGCGGCCAATGTCGATGCTTCCATCCGCATTTTCCAGGCAGGCTATGCCGTTGACTATGTCACCTATCACCTCGCTCAAACCATTGCGGCAAAGATCGACGCTCCTTTCGTGCGCACCACCTATCCGGATGCCTGGGTATCGCGCTATCTGCTCAACAGCTATGTGAAGGTCGATCCCATCGTCAAACAGGGCTTCGAGCGCCAGCTACCTTTTGACTGGAGCGAGGTGGAGCCGACGCCGGAAGCCTATGCCATGCTCGTCGATGCCCAGAAGCACGGGATCGGCGGCAACGGCTATTCGATCCCTGTCGCCGACAAGGCCCAGCGCCGGGCGCTGCTGTCGATCAATGCCCGCGTTCCACTTGATGATTGGAACACCATGGTCAAGCTCTATCGCAATGAATGGATCGAGCTCGCCCATGTCATCCACCGGAAGGCCATCTACGAGCTTCACGGCGAGAACGACCCGGTACCGACGCTCTCCCCGCGCGAAATCGAATGCCTGCATTGGACCGCACTCGGCAAGGACTATAAGGATATCGCCGTCATCCTCGGCATTTCCGAGCATACGACCCGCGATTATCTGAAAACCGCCCGCTTCAAGCTCGGCTGTGCCACCATTTCCGCGGCCGCCTCGCGGGCCGTGCAGCTGCGCATCATCAATCCCTAG